In Bacillus sp. Cs-700, one genomic interval encodes:
- a CDS encoding S8 family peptidase: protein MRKRSKRKIVALFACFILLITSFIQPAMQANAKSGSSVSMNDEVKRIDQKVSKAFEKNEKVTFLIKFAEQADTTKVAKEAEEKAKKNNLTSFQAEITKRSAVVNALRATSIETQQSVSTYLEQQEKKGNAEDIKSFYIVNGMAVTATKKVMNKLASFPEVDKILPNEIRQIQPMPDKTKTKAKTTADTNSIEWNIDRVGAPEVWDMGIDGAGTVIANIDTGVQWDHPALMEQYRGYSAEGVDHEFNWFDAVSGEEAPYDDIAHGTHTMGTMVGVEPDGSNQIGVAPGAKWIAVKAFSEEGGSDIDLLEAGEWIIAPKDAEGNPHPEKAPDVVNNSWGGGPGLDEWYRPMVQNWRNADIFPEFSAGNTTLFNPGGPESIATPANYPESFATGATDINDALGSFSLQGPSPYDEIKPDVSAPGVNIRSAVPGSSYEGGWNGTSMAAPHVSAIVALLRQADPSLTVDEIEAIFLSTVTPLTDDEFSDSPNNGFGYGLVNAFDAVSSVMNGLGTLEGEVMKEGSDNEEPTYQHDAPSEAYAQMDLPLTITATDNVSVTSVELEYAHNGEWTSTEATRIDGNYLSGSYQAIIPGEAVSEPSVSYRFKIEDYGGHVVTTDEYQVEIIPGISTGYETDFESEPAGWMSWGENNSWEWGTPTVGPEAYSGEKVYGTNLDGAYDNSANMTLMMPPIDLPEGEAYLQFNQWYELERNYDYGHLFVSTDQENWEALAEYNNLSDEWVSEEVDLSAYENQRIYLAFQVETDGSVMKQGWYIDDVKLSAEPMEVAAKKKSAKVSIQPDEKSASAKAKEKVNPDKLKPSPLFDVVNPVQEKPSPTPQALPLQAEVSILETGRSTTTNLEDGSYSMTHAAGDYTAIAEAYGYQSETQEVTIVDDEVTEADFTLEAIPEGEIEGTVTNSETGEPIQDATVLLVEDAAIAPVQTDEEGQYSLRGYEGEYTLKVLAAGYYSETFTVTVEANETVVQNAELSPFIGYEGEIGYDDGTAENARAFYDAGNGWAVKMSLAEGQERALVTGGLFRFWNTEWPNPGGTNFKVEIHDASGPDGAPGKKLAGPIDATALRNGEWTMVDLSDQGVIVEGDFYITYIQADANPNAPGLATDEDGEYVDRSFQYVSGAWSKAPEEEGNYMIRAVVDYELTAPMITSPKDGSYTNKNSIEVDGETAPMTDVHIMKNGEEEAVTTSNEEGHFTTEIQLSDGENQLTARASTDRGMTEESDAVMVTLDQTKPELTITSPENDWKTNKGSVTVKGDVHDENLAWVKVNGTKAKVEDGVFSHRMLLDQGENIIKVVAKDKAGNKTKKSINVYSQQEELVINQLKPDQNKNLQAGESVKIEFDSAPGIKATFSIRMPLVNPTVMPSSMTEFPMMEVSEGHYVGYWTATSNVVAEGAEIEVKVKDSFGNETRKTAEGLLNINTKE from the coding sequence TTGAGAAAACGAAGCAAACGTAAAATCGTAGCTCTATTTGCTTGTTTTATTCTCCTCATCACGAGCTTCATTCAACCAGCGATGCAAGCGAATGCGAAAAGTGGTTCTTCTGTATCCATGAATGATGAAGTGAAACGAATTGATCAGAAGGTATCGAAAGCATTCGAGAAGAACGAAAAAGTAACGTTCTTGATTAAATTTGCAGAACAAGCTGATACGACAAAAGTAGCGAAAGAAGCGGAAGAAAAGGCAAAGAAAAACAACTTAACTTCCTTTCAAGCTGAAATCACTAAGCGATCAGCTGTTGTTAATGCTTTAAGAGCTACGTCTATTGAAACACAACAATCTGTGTCCACATACTTAGAACAACAAGAGAAAAAAGGCAATGCAGAAGACATAAAATCATTTTACATCGTAAACGGTATGGCAGTAACAGCAACAAAAAAAGTGATGAACAAGCTAGCATCATTTCCTGAAGTGGATAAAATACTTCCTAACGAAATCAGGCAGATTCAGCCAATGCCAGATAAAACGAAAACTAAGGCTAAAACGACTGCAGATACCAACTCGATTGAGTGGAATATTGATCGAGTAGGTGCTCCTGAAGTCTGGGATATGGGAATTGATGGGGCAGGGACGGTGATCGCTAACATTGATACCGGTGTTCAATGGGATCATCCAGCTCTTATGGAACAGTACAGAGGGTACAGTGCTGAAGGGGTGGATCATGAATTTAACTGGTTTGATGCTGTTAGTGGGGAGGAAGCACCTTATGATGACATTGCACATGGGACACATACAATGGGCACAATGGTTGGAGTTGAACCGGATGGCTCAAACCAAATCGGTGTTGCTCCAGGTGCGAAGTGGATTGCAGTAAAGGCATTTAGCGAAGAAGGAGGATCAGATATTGACCTTCTAGAAGCAGGGGAATGGATTATTGCTCCTAAGGATGCTGAAGGCAATCCACACCCTGAGAAAGCTCCTGATGTCGTGAACAATTCTTGGGGAGGCGGACCTGGGCTTGACGAATGGTATCGCCCAATGGTTCAAAACTGGCGAAATGCAGATATATTCCCAGAATTTTCTGCTGGTAATACAACACTATTTAATCCCGGAGGTCCAGAGTCAATCGCAACACCAGCAAATTATCCTGAGTCATTTGCTACGGGAGCTACAGATATCAATGATGCTCTTGGGAGTTTCTCTCTACAGGGACCATCCCCATATGATGAAATAAAACCTGACGTTTCAGCTCCTGGAGTTAATATCCGTTCTGCGGTACCTGGAAGCAGCTATGAAGGAGGATGGAACGGAACTTCGATGGCAGCGCCTCACGTCTCTGCGATCGTAGCTCTTCTTCGTCAAGCGGATCCATCGCTGACAGTAGATGAGATAGAAGCTATTTTTCTATCCACCGTTACACCTCTTACAGATGATGAATTTTCAGATTCTCCAAACAACGGGTTTGGTTATGGATTAGTGAATGCTTTTGATGCTGTTTCTTCCGTTATGAACGGTCTTGGTACTCTTGAAGGGGAAGTGATGAAAGAAGGAAGCGATAATGAAGAGCCCACGTATCAACACGATGCTCCTTCAGAAGCCTATGCTCAGATGGATCTTCCTCTTACCATCACAGCAACTGATAATGTGAGCGTAACAAGTGTAGAGCTTGAATATGCTCATAACGGAGAGTGGACATCAACTGAAGCCACACGAATTGATGGAAACTATCTTTCTGGATCCTATCAAGCTATTATTCCAGGCGAAGCCGTCAGTGAACCTTCCGTTAGTTACAGGTTTAAAATCGAAGACTATGGCGGACATGTTGTCACAACAGACGAATATCAGGTAGAAATTATCCCTGGTATTTCAACAGGTTACGAAACAGACTTTGAATCAGAGCCAGCTGGATGGATGAGCTGGGGAGAAAATAATTCATGGGAGTGGGGGACGCCAACGGTTGGTCCTGAAGCTTACTCTGGTGAAAAGGTTTATGGAACAAACCTTGATGGAGCATATGACAACAGTGCTAACATGACGCTGATGATGCCTCCCATCGATTTACCAGAAGGTGAAGCTTATCTTCAATTCAATCAATGGTATGAACTTGAAAGAAACTATGATTATGGTCATCTTTTCGTTTCAACCGATCAGGAAAATTGGGAAGCTCTTGCGGAGTATAATAATCTTTCTGATGAATGGGTGAGTGAAGAGGTTGATCTATCAGCCTATGAAAATCAGCGAATTTATTTAGCTTTTCAAGTCGAGACGGATGGTAGCGTAATGAAGCAGGGCTGGTATATTGACGATGTGAAGTTATCCGCTGAGCCGATGGAAGTTGCCGCTAAGAAAAAGAGCGCGAAAGTTTCTATTCAGCCTGATGAAAAATCTGCTAGTGCCAAAGCGAAAGAAAAAGTAAACCCTGACAAGTTAAAACCTTCACCGCTTTTCGATGTTGTAAATCCAGTTCAAGAGAAACCATCACCTACACCTCAAGCTCTGCCGCTTCAAGCAGAAGTGTCTATTCTTGAGACAGGGCGCTCCACAACAACAAACTTGGAAGACGGAAGCTATTCCATGACTCATGCAGCAGGGGACTACACAGCTATTGCAGAAGCATATGGCTACCAGTCAGAGACTCAGGAAGTGACGATCGTAGATGATGAAGTGACAGAAGCTGACTTCACATTAGAAGCGATACCAGAGGGAGAAATCGAAGGAACAGTCACGAATAGTGAAACAGGAGAGCCAATCCAAGATGCAACTGTTTTATTAGTAGAAGATGCTGCTATAGCACCTGTTCAAACTGATGAAGAAGGACAATATTCACTGAGAGGTTATGAAGGCGAGTATACGTTAAAAGTTCTTGCGGCCGGTTACTATAGCGAAACCTTTACCGTCACTGTTGAAGCGAATGAGACAGTTGTTCAGAATGCTGAACTTTCTCCATTCATCGGATATGAAGGAGAAATTGGTTATGACGATGGTACTGCTGAGAACGCAAGAGCGTTCTATGATGCGGGGAACGGTTGGGCTGTGAAAATGTCGCTTGCAGAAGGTCAAGAACGCGCTCTTGTAACTGGAGGTTTATTTAGATTCTGGAATACGGAATGGCCAAATCCAGGCGGAACAAATTTTAAAGTAGAAATTCATGATGCATCAGGTCCGGATGGAGCACCAGGTAAGAAACTCGCTGGTCCAATTGACGCGACTGCTCTTCGAAATGGCGAATGGACGATGGTTGATCTGTCTGATCAAGGAGTGATCGTAGAAGGTGATTTTTATATCACTTATATTCAAGCGGATGCCAATCCAAATGCTCCGGGGCTTGCAACAGATGAAGACGGAGAATATGTCGACCGAAGCTTTCAATATGTTAGCGGCGCATGGTCGAAGGCTCCTGAAGAAGAAGGGAACTATATGATCCGTGCAGTCGTTGATTATGAACTAACAGCACCAATGATTACATCTCCAAAAGACGGATCGTATACAAACAAGAATAGCATTGAAGTTGATGGCGAAACCGCACCAATGACAGACGTTCATATTATGAAAAATGGCGAAGAAGAAGCTGTCACAACTTCTAATGAAGAAGGTCATTTCACAACAGAAATCCAATTGAGCGATGGTGAGAATCAGTTAACAGCTCGTGCATCAACGGATCGTGGGATGACGGAAGAATCTGATGCTGTAATGGTTACTTTAGATCAAACGAAACCGGAATTAACGATCACATCTCCAGAAAATGACTGGAAAACAAATAAAGGATCCGTAACCGTTAAAGGTGACGTTCATGATGAAAATCTTGCTTGGGTAAAGGTTAACGGAACGAAAGCGAAAGTAGAAGATGGTGTATTTTCACATCGGATGCTGCTCGATCAAGGTGAGAACATTATAAAAGTAGTGGCGAAAGACAAAGCAGGAAATAAAACGAAAAAGTCGATCAACGTTTATTCCCAGCAAGAAGAATTGGTCATTAATCAATTAAAACCAGATCAAAATAAAAATCTTCAAGCGGGAGAATCAGTCAAAATTGAATTCGATAGCGCTCCAGGAATAAAAGCTACTTTCTCAATTCGTATGCCGTTAGTGAATCCAACGGTGATGCCTTCAAGTATGACTGAATTTCCAATGATGGAAGTATCAGAAGGGCATTATGTCGGTTACTGGACAGCTACTTCGAATGTGGTGGCTGAAGGTGCTGAGATCGAAGTGAAAGTGAAAGATTCTTTTGGCAACGAGACACGTAAAACAGCGGAAGGATTACTAAATATCAATACGAAAGAATAG